The Corynebacterium qintianiae genome has a window encoding:
- a CDS encoding glutamine amidotransferase-related protein: MSGIVLLDNQDSFVYNLVDALRDFDATVYRNTVPASRVLDAEPDLIVLSPGPGYPADAGSMMELIDAAQGRIPVLGICLGFQALVEHFGGRVQPCGPVHGASISMELEPAGINSGLFSGLTTDDSPGADGHRVPRVPVARYHSLGTVDMPVGMHSLARTDTQLGRVVMAARSDDYKSIGLQFHPESILTPAGPLIIERCVAELMKGR; encoded by the coding sequence ATGAGCGGCATAGTTCTCCTAGACAACCAGGATTCCTTCGTTTACAACCTCGTCGACGCTCTGCGCGACTTCGACGCCACCGTCTACCGCAACACGGTTCCGGCGAGCCGGGTGCTCGACGCCGAGCCCGACCTCATCGTGCTCTCACCCGGCCCGGGATATCCCGCGGATGCCGGCAGCATGATGGAGCTTATCGACGCCGCCCAGGGCCGCATCCCGGTTCTCGGTATCTGCCTCGGCTTCCAGGCACTGGTCGAGCACTTCGGTGGGCGGGTACAGCCGTGCGGCCCGGTGCACGGGGCGTCGATAAGCATGGAACTCGAACCGGCAGGGATCAACAGCGGGCTCTTCAGCGGTCTGACCACTGACGACTCGCCTGGCGCCGACGGCCACAGAGTCCCCAGAGTCCCCGTCGCACGCTACCACTCGCTCGGCACCGTGGACATGCCGGTCGGCATGCACTCGCTCGCACGCACGGACACACAGCTGGGCCGCGTGGTCATGGCCGCGCGCAGCGACGACTATAAGTCGATTGGCCTGCAGTTTCACCCCGAATCCATCCTCACCCCCGCGGGCCCGCTCATCATCGAGCGCTGCGTGGCCGAACTGATGAAAGGACGCTAA
- the trpD gene encoding anthranilate phosphoribosyltransferase, with protein MASDKSLNILKRFLDNPAPTLEEAVEAFTPLTIGDYDDVHIAALLATVRTRGETFADVAGAARAFLAAGRPFPVTGEGIMDSAGTGGDGANTINISTAASLTAAAGGVKMIKCGNRSVSSKSGSADVLEALNIPLDLNPERAVRQFEAANFTFLFAPAYNPAIAHVQPVRKALGVPTLFNTMGPLLSPARPEFQIMGIARPSMGPIVVETMKELGRSRALVVHGAGTDEIAVHGETTVWELRDGEITNYTVTPDDLGVHTHSLEDLRGGDGEENARHMRATFAGEGPDAHRDAVAATAGAMFYLYGKADSIREGVDHAQGLLSDRTVETWLRNHEEADYSD; from the coding sequence ATGGCGAGCGACAAATCCCTGAATATACTGAAACGCTTCCTGGACAACCCCGCACCCACGCTCGAGGAAGCCGTCGAGGCATTCACCCCGCTGACCATCGGCGACTACGACGACGTCCACATTGCCGCGCTGCTGGCCACTGTGCGCACCCGCGGTGAGACCTTCGCGGACGTCGCCGGTGCCGCGCGCGCTTTCCTCGCCGCCGGTCGCCCATTCCCCGTCACCGGAGAGGGGATCATGGACTCCGCGGGCACAGGTGGCGACGGTGCGAACACCATCAACATCTCCACTGCCGCATCGCTCACCGCGGCGGCGGGAGGTGTGAAGATGATCAAGTGCGGCAACCGCTCGGTGTCTTCGAAATCCGGTTCGGCCGACGTCCTCGAGGCGCTGAACATCCCGCTGGACCTCAATCCCGAGCGGGCGGTGCGCCAATTCGAGGCGGCTAACTTTACGTTCCTTTTCGCCCCGGCCTACAACCCCGCGATCGCGCACGTGCAGCCGGTGCGCAAGGCGCTCGGCGTGCCCACTCTCTTCAACACGATGGGGCCGCTCTTGAGCCCGGCACGCCCGGAGTTCCAAATAATGGGAATCGCCCGACCATCTATGGGGCCTATTGTGGTGGAGACCATGAAAGAACTGGGCAGGTCACGAGCCCTGGTGGTGCACGGTGCTGGCACCGACGAGATCGCCGTGCATGGAGAGACCACGGTGTGGGAGCTGCGCGATGGCGAGATCACGAACTACACCGTCACACCGGACGACCTCGGTGTGCACACGCACTCGCTCGAAGACCTGCGCGGCGGCGACGGTGAGGAGAACGCCCGCCACATGCGCGCGACTTTCGCGGGGGAGGGGCCGGATGCGCACCGCGACGCCGTCGCGGCGACCGCCGGCGCGATGTTCTACCTCTACGGCAAAGCAGACTCGATCCGCGAGGGTGTCGACCACGCCCAAGGGTTGCTGAGCGACCGTACCGTCGAAACGTGGCTACGCAACCACGAGGAGGCCGATTACAGTGACTAA
- the trpCF gene encoding bifunctional indole-3-glycerol-phosphate synthase TrpC/phosphoribosylanthranilate isomerase TrpF, whose product MTKLPTVLEGIVQGRFRHLDEIKARLTGVDLATLPRSERSLYNSLARGGTQFIMECKSSSPSLGTIREHYEPGELASIYSRYAAGISVLCEPDKFGGDYDHLATVASLTHLPVLCKDFIVDEIQVYAARYFGADAILLMLSVLDDASYTRLSTLAEHLGLDVLTEVIDEEEAGRAARLGARIFGVNHRNLHDLSIDLERSARLAPLAPEGALIVSESGVRDVATVRRLGSHSDGFLVGSHLTGQPDVDLAARMLVYGPNKVCGLTSLSAVQAARAAGAVYGGLIYESPSPRNVSRETSAEIISHEPHLKYVAVSRRTNGWAELLQDGVHAVQVHAPFQGSIDAEIDLMDSVRSQVGDGVEVWRAVSMTRPEGAQLSTALLGSADKLVLDAQDGGSGAPFDWNEVPEDVKDHALLAGGIGPQNVADALRVGCLGVDLNSGVEYPADAGEWAGRKDSAALRRTFTTIRNFHF is encoded by the coding sequence GTGACTAAATTACCTACGGTTCTTGAGGGGATAGTCCAGGGCCGTTTTCGTCACCTTGACGAAATTAAGGCCCGTCTGACGGGCGTGGATCTCGCTACCTTGCCGCGCTCAGAACGCTCGCTATACAATTCGCTCGCCCGCGGAGGAACGCAATTCATCATGGAATGCAAATCCTCCTCGCCCTCACTCGGCACGATCCGCGAGCACTACGAGCCGGGCGAGCTCGCCTCAATCTACTCCCGGTACGCCGCGGGCATCTCGGTGCTGTGTGAACCGGACAAGTTCGGGGGAGACTACGACCACCTCGCTACCGTCGCCTCATTAACCCATCTTCCGGTGCTGTGCAAAGACTTTATCGTCGACGAAATTCAGGTGTACGCGGCGCGCTACTTCGGGGCCGACGCCATCCTGCTCATGCTGAGCGTGCTTGACGACGCCTCCTACACGCGGCTCTCCACGCTCGCGGAGCACCTGGGACTGGACGTCCTGACGGAAGTAATCGATGAGGAGGAAGCGGGGCGCGCCGCTCGCCTTGGCGCGCGGATCTTCGGAGTGAACCACCGTAACCTGCATGACCTTTCCATCGACCTCGAGCGCTCCGCTCGGCTCGCACCCCTCGCTCCGGAGGGAGCGCTTATCGTCTCCGAATCCGGGGTGCGCGATGTCGCGACGGTTCGTCGTCTCGGCAGCCACTCCGACGGATTCCTTGTCGGCTCCCATCTCACCGGCCAGCCGGACGTGGACCTTGCTGCACGCATGCTGGTCTACGGACCGAACAAGGTGTGCGGGCTCACTTCGTTGTCTGCGGTGCAGGCAGCGCGCGCTGCGGGTGCCGTCTACGGCGGCCTTATCTATGAGAGCCCGTCCCCGCGCAATGTTTCACGTGAAACATCGGCGGAAATTATCTCCCACGAGCCGCACCTGAAGTACGTCGCCGTCTCGCGAAGGACTAACGGGTGGGCCGAACTGCTTCAAGACGGTGTTCACGCCGTACAGGTCCACGCCCCTTTCCAGGGCTCCATTGACGCAGAAATCGACCTAATGGACAGCGTTCGCTCCCAGGTAGGCGACGGGGTCGAGGTCTGGCGTGCGGTGTCCATGACCCGGCCGGAGGGTGCTCAACTGTCCACCGCTCTCCTCGGGAGCGCCGACAAGCTCGTGCTCGACGCCCAAGACGGCGGATCCGGCGCGCCTTTTGACTGGAACGAGGTGCCGGAGGACGTGAAAGATCACGCTCTGCTTGCTGGCGGCATAGGCCCCCAAAATGTGGCGGACGCCCTGCGGGTGGGCTGCCTTGGTGTCGACCTCAACTCGGGAGTCGAATACCCGGCAGACGCGGGGGAGTGGGCCGGCCGCAAGGACTCCGCGGCCTTAAGACGCACGTTCACGACTATCCGAAATTTCCACTTCTAA
- the trpB gene encoding tryptophan synthase subunit beta: MAEIFKDGGRTILPAYYGEFGGQFVPESLLPALDELERAFVTAFNDEEFMTEYRALLRDYLGRPTPLTECRNLPLGGANARIFMKREDLVHGGAHKTNQVIGQALLAKKMGKRRIIAETGAGQHGTATALACALLGLDCVVYMGVEDMARQEPNVYRMRLMGAEVVGVNSGSGTLKDAVNEALRDWTATFHDSHYLLGTAAGPHPFPKMVKEFHRIISTEARAQILDRIGKLPDVVVACVGGGSNAIGMFADFIDDEGVELVGAEPGGEGYGVGRHGAAIAAGTVGILHGTKSYLMRDEDGQVEESYSISAGLDYPAVGPEHAHLAASGRAQYVPVTDGDALKAFQMLSRYEGIIPALESSHAFAYALQRAAEAPAEGEPLTILVSLSGRGDKDVAHVRKNLDEHPEFLIDNAREQ, encoded by the coding sequence ATGGCTGAGATATTCAAGGACGGCGGGCGCACTATCCTGCCCGCTTACTACGGCGAGTTCGGCGGGCAGTTCGTCCCCGAATCACTGCTCCCCGCTCTCGACGAGCTGGAGCGGGCGTTCGTCACCGCCTTCAACGACGAAGAATTCATGACCGAATACCGCGCACTGCTTCGCGACTACCTCGGTCGCCCAACCCCGCTCACCGAATGCCGTAACCTGCCACTTGGCGGCGCAAACGCACGCATCTTCATGAAACGCGAGGACCTCGTCCATGGCGGAGCTCACAAGACCAACCAGGTGATAGGCCAAGCGCTCCTGGCGAAAAAGATGGGTAAGAGGCGCATCATTGCCGAAACCGGTGCCGGCCAACACGGCACCGCCACTGCGCTAGCATGCGCACTGCTGGGCCTCGATTGCGTCGTCTACATGGGCGTGGAGGACATGGCCCGCCAAGAACCCAACGTGTACCGCATGCGGCTCATGGGCGCCGAGGTCGTGGGAGTGAACTCCGGATCAGGCACCCTCAAGGACGCGGTAAACGAGGCGCTGCGCGACTGGACCGCCACGTTCCACGACTCCCACTACCTCCTGGGCACCGCCGCTGGCCCGCACCCGTTTCCGAAGATGGTCAAAGAGTTCCACCGCATCATCTCCACGGAGGCACGGGCGCAGATACTGGATCGCATTGGCAAACTACCCGACGTCGTGGTCGCGTGCGTCGGAGGCGGTTCCAACGCCATCGGCATGTTCGCGGACTTCATCGACGATGAGGGAGTCGAGCTCGTCGGCGCCGAACCCGGCGGCGAAGGGTACGGCGTGGGCAGACACGGCGCGGCCATCGCGGCCGGAACGGTGGGTATTCTCCACGGCACGAAGTCCTACCTCATGCGCGACGAAGACGGCCAGGTCGAAGAGTCCTATTCCATCTCCGCCGGTTTGGATTACCCGGCCGTCGGCCCCGAGCACGCGCACCTGGCCGCATCCGGCCGCGCCCAGTACGTCCCCGTCACCGACGGCGATGCGCTCAAAGCATTCCAGATGCTGAGCAGGTACGAAGGCATTATCCCCGCGCTTGAGTCTTCGCACGCCTTCGCCTACGCGCTGCAGCGCGCCGCGGAAGCGCCGGCGGAGGGCGAGCCGCTTACTATTCTGGTCTCGCTCTCGGGGCGCGGGGACAAGGACGTCGCCCACGTGCGCAAGAACCTGGACGAGCACCCCGAGTTCCTCATCGACAACGCAAGGGAGCAGTAA
- the trpA gene encoding tryptophan synthase subunit alpha, with product MTRYDTAFAALKEKNEGAFVPFIMLNDPSVEDSIEIISAAVEAGADALELGVPFSDPVADGPAIQKAHVRALDGGSTVRKALDVVREIRSRYPDLPIGMLIYANVAYVRGVDRFYREFAEAGADSILLPDVPVREGRPFDTAALEAGIDPIYIAPAKASAETLAGVAAHSKGYIYAISRDGVTGTERESSVEGLREVVENVNSYGGAPVLLGFGISSPEHVRAAIDAGAAGAISGSAITRIIDAHTEGEHPNPGRVRDTEALKQELTSFVSAMKQATIAS from the coding sequence ATGACCCGCTACGACACCGCGTTTGCCGCGCTGAAAGAGAAGAACGAGGGAGCGTTCGTGCCCTTCATCATGCTCAATGATCCAAGCGTGGAGGACTCGATCGAAATTATCTCCGCCGCGGTCGAGGCTGGCGCCGACGCCCTCGAGCTCGGGGTGCCCTTCTCCGACCCGGTGGCCGACGGCCCCGCGATCCAGAAAGCGCACGTTCGCGCCCTCGACGGGGGCTCCACCGTACGCAAGGCCCTCGACGTGGTCCGTGAGATCCGCTCCCGCTACCCGGACCTTCCCATCGGCATGTTGATTTACGCCAACGTGGCCTACGTCCGTGGGGTGGATCGTTTCTACCGCGAGTTTGCCGAGGCCGGTGCAGACAGCATTCTGCTTCCCGACGTCCCGGTGCGCGAAGGCCGGCCGTTCGATACCGCCGCCTTGGAGGCAGGAATCGATCCGATCTATATCGCGCCCGCGAAAGCGTCCGCCGAAACCTTGGCGGGTGTCGCCGCCCACTCGAAGGGATACATTTACGCCATCTCGCGCGACGGTGTGACCGGTACCGAACGCGAGTCCTCCGTGGAGGGGTTGCGCGAGGTGGTTGAGAACGTCAACAGCTACGGCGGGGCACCCGTTCTGCTCGGTTTCGGCATCTCTTCGCCCGAGCATGTCCGCGCGGCTATCGACGCGGGCGCAGCCGGGGCCATCTCGGGATCGGCCATCACCCGCATTATCGACGCCCATACCGAGGGCGAGCACCCCAATCCGGGGCGGGTCCGCGACACGGAGGCGCTGAAGCAGGAGCTGACATCCTTCGTGTCAGCTATGAAGCAGGCTACTATCGCATCATGA
- a CDS encoding Rieske (2Fe-2S) protein codes for MTCSRRLFLLGTATSFAGAFLAACGQEPTEDVAKTAVPVGGSVILDKFIIAQPTAGHYVAYSATCPHEFKKITVAQGDTVRCTAHGSTFNINDGSVVSGPAVRGLREVQLLEEGDRLVAEDAQA; via the coding sequence ATGACCTGCTCCCGCCGCCTATTTCTCCTCGGTACCGCAACCAGTTTCGCTGGCGCGTTCCTCGCCGCGTGCGGTCAAGAACCCACCGAAGACGTGGCCAAGACTGCCGTGCCCGTCGGCGGTTCGGTGATCCTGGACAAGTTCATCATCGCCCAGCCAACCGCCGGCCACTACGTGGCGTACTCCGCCACCTGCCCTCACGAGTTCAAGAAGATCACCGTCGCCCAGGGCGACACCGTGCGTTGCACGGCGCACGGTTCTACCTTCAACATCAACGACGGTTCTGTCGTGTCCGGGCCTGCGGTCCGCGGCCTCCGCGAGGTTCAACTGTTGGAAGAGGGCGACCGTCTCGTTGCCGAGGACGCCCAAGCGTAA
- a CDS encoding bile acid:sodium symporter family protein, whose protein sequence is MFSFLKDPLIQGILAAALLAVLIPASGTFAGAFDISTKLAIALLFFLYGARLSTEEALRGLANWKLHLTILAFTFIVYPLIGVALQPSTMFISAPMYQGILYAMLVPSTVQSSVALTGIAKGNISGAVVAASVSSLVGVLATPLLVMLLMGAGGGIKVDGRVFINIALQLLLPFALGQLTRNFLPKVREFAANKATKQVDRVSIWMVVYAAFSKGMVAGVWEEVSVWEIVFLIVFSFVLVLAMLWLTRAVPRALGFGYEDTVAIQMCGTQKSLAAGLPMASVIFGGAALGILIVPLMIYHMIQLMICSTLAARYAHKAPATT, encoded by the coding sequence ATGTTCTCATTTCTCAAAGATCCCCTCATCCAGGGCATCCTCGCGGCAGCGCTACTTGCTGTCCTCATTCCGGCGAGCGGAACCTTTGCCGGCGCCTTCGACATCTCAACCAAGCTCGCCATCGCGCTCCTGTTCTTTCTTTACGGCGCGCGCCTATCCACCGAGGAGGCCCTGCGGGGTCTGGCGAACTGGAAGCTCCACCTGACTATTCTCGCGTTCACGTTCATCGTATACCCGCTGATCGGTGTTGCCCTGCAGCCGTCGACCATGTTCATCAGCGCCCCGATGTACCAGGGGATCCTCTACGCCATGCTGGTGCCCTCAACGGTGCAGTCTTCCGTGGCGCTCACAGGCATTGCGAAAGGCAACATCTCCGGTGCCGTCGTGGCAGCAAGCGTATCTAGCCTCGTCGGCGTCCTCGCCACACCTCTGCTTGTGATGCTGCTCATGGGCGCGGGAGGCGGCATTAAGGTCGACGGCCGCGTGTTCATCAACATTGCTTTGCAGCTGCTCCTCCCGTTCGCCCTCGGCCAGCTCACCCGCAACTTCCTGCCCAAAGTGCGAGAGTTCGCCGCGAACAAGGCGACCAAGCAGGTCGACCGCGTCTCTATCTGGATGGTTGTCTACGCCGCGTTTTCCAAAGGCATGGTCGCCGGGGTGTGGGAAGAGGTGTCGGTCTGGGAAATCGTGTTCCTCATTGTCTTCTCCTTCGTCCTCGTCTTGGCCATGCTGTGGCTCACGCGCGCTGTTCCGCGGGCCCTCGGGTTCGGCTACGAGGACACGGTGGCCATCCAGATGTGCGGCACCCAGAAGTCCCTCGCCGCCGGCCTGCCGATGGCGTCGGTCATCTTCGGGGGAGCGGCCCTGGGCATCCTCATCGTCCCGCTCATGATCTACCACATGATTCAGCTCATGATCTGCTCAACCCTGGCGGCGCGCTACGCTCACAAGGCCCCAGCAACCACTTAA
- a CDS encoding YqgE/AlgH family protein, with product MPEFFYADRLFNGLERSDPAPGMLLVAAPGMISPEFARTVVLIIDHSAGSTLGVILNRRSEVAVHNVLPEWVDMVAQPQALYLGGPVGSQSAVGVAVTRNGVVIEDHAVLTRLANRLAQVDLRCSPDELGELVDALRLFAGYAEWAPGQLHDEIARGDWFVAPALPSDVIAPAAADLWGDVLRRQAMPLPLFATFPENLEDN from the coding sequence ATGCCTGAATTCTTCTACGCTGACCGCCTATTCAACGGCCTCGAGCGCTCCGACCCGGCCCCCGGCATGCTGCTCGTGGCAGCGCCGGGCATGATCTCGCCCGAGTTTGCCCGCACTGTCGTTCTCATCATCGACCACAGCGCGGGTTCCACCCTCGGAGTCATCCTCAACCGACGAAGCGAGGTGGCCGTGCACAACGTGCTGCCCGAGTGGGTGGATATGGTCGCGCAGCCGCAGGCGCTGTATCTGGGCGGTCCCGTGGGCTCGCAATCGGCGGTCGGGGTCGCTGTGACCCGCAACGGAGTGGTCATCGAAGACCACGCGGTACTCACCCGCCTGGCGAACCGGCTCGCGCAGGTGGATTTGCGCTGCTCACCCGATGAGCTGGGCGAGCTTGTCGACGCCCTCCGGTTGTTCGCGGGGTACGCCGAGTGGGCGCCGGGCCAGCTGCACGACGAGATTGCCCGCGGCGACTGGTTCGTCGCTCCAGCCCTGCCGTCCGACGTTATCGCCCCGGCGGCCGCCGACTTGTGGGGGGACGTGCTGCGTCGCCAAGCGATGCCGCTGCCGCTGTTCGCCACATTCCCTGAGAACCTGGAAGACAACTGA
- a CDS encoding CCA tRNA nucleotidyltransferase, which produces MLARAQGAVDKLSGLLEPLATLFHERGESLYLVGGPVRDAMLGRLGNDLDFTTSARPEVIAGILGEWGEKTWDTGIEFGTVSAVKQGQQIEITTFRSDLYDGVTRNPEVTFGDTLEGDLVRRDFACNAMAIELSLVSGRMSPAFHDPVGGLDDVLRQRLDTPQAPEVSFRDDPLRMLRAARFVSQLGFSVADRVFGAMRDMAGEIDRITVERVQAELDKLMLGARPWEGMDLLVDTGIAGHILPEVPALQLETDEHMQHKDVYRHSLTVLRQATELEDGGPDLELRWAALMHDIGKPATRAVKEGGGVSFHHHEVVGAKMARKRMRALKYPKHVVEDVGQLVYLHMRFHGFGEGQWTDSAVRRYVTDAGELLPRLHKLVRADSTTRNAKKAKRLQRTYDHLEERIEELAAKEDLARVRPDLDGNEIMSILGLSPGPDVGRAWSFMKELRLERGSLEREEAIAELKRWWEQENA; this is translated from the coding sequence TTGCTGGCGCGGGCTCAAGGGGCCGTCGATAAGCTCTCTGGGCTGCTCGAGCCGCTGGCGACGCTGTTCCACGAGCGCGGCGAGTCGCTCTACCTTGTCGGCGGGCCCGTGCGTGACGCGATGCTGGGCCGGCTGGGCAACGACCTCGACTTCACCACCTCCGCGCGCCCGGAGGTCATTGCCGGGATTCTCGGCGAGTGGGGCGAGAAGACCTGGGACACGGGCATCGAGTTCGGCACCGTCTCGGCCGTCAAGCAGGGCCAGCAGATCGAGATCACCACGTTTCGGTCCGATCTCTACGACGGGGTGACGCGCAACCCCGAGGTCACGTTCGGTGACACCCTCGAGGGTGACCTCGTGCGCCGCGACTTCGCCTGCAACGCGATGGCCATCGAGCTCTCGCTTGTCAGCGGGCGCATGTCCCCGGCCTTCCACGATCCCGTCGGCGGCCTCGACGACGTGCTCCGCCAGCGGCTGGACACCCCTCAGGCACCCGAGGTGTCGTTCCGCGACGATCCGCTGCGCATGCTCCGCGCTGCCCGGTTTGTCTCCCAGCTCGGTTTTTCCGTGGCGGACCGGGTATTCGGGGCCATGCGCGACATGGCCGGCGAGATCGACCGCATTACCGTCGAGCGCGTCCAGGCCGAGCTGGACAAGCTCATGTTGGGCGCGCGCCCGTGGGAGGGCATGGACCTGCTGGTGGACACTGGCATCGCTGGGCACATCCTGCCGGAGGTCCCCGCGCTGCAGCTGGAGACTGACGAGCACATGCAGCACAAGGATGTCTACCGCCACTCCCTTACCGTGCTGCGCCAGGCGACCGAACTCGAGGATGGGGGCCCCGACCTGGAGTTACGCTGGGCGGCGCTGATGCACGACATCGGCAAACCCGCCACCCGCGCCGTCAAGGAGGGTGGCGGGGTGTCCTTCCACCACCACGAGGTTGTCGGCGCGAAGATGGCCCGTAAGCGGATGCGCGCCTTGAAGTACCCGAAGCACGTCGTCGAGGACGTCGGTCAGCTCGTCTACCTGCACATGCGTTTCCACGGTTTCGGCGAGGGCCAGTGGACGGACTCAGCTGTGCGCCGCTACGTTACCGATGCGGGTGAGCTCTTGCCGCGTCTGCACAAGCTGGTACGCGCGGACTCCACTACGCGCAACGCGAAGAAGGCCAAGCGCCTCCAGCGCACCTACGACCACCTCGAGGAACGCATCGAGGAGCTCGCTGCGAAGGAGGATCTCGCGCGCGTGCGGCCGGATCTGGACGGCAACGAGATCATGTCCATCCTGGGGCTCTCCCCCGGACCCGACGTGGGTAGGGCGTGGAGCTTCATGAAGGAGTTGCGCTTAGAGCGCGGTTCCCTCGAGCGCGAGGAGGCCATTGCCGAGCTCAAGCGATGGTGGGAGCAGGAAAATGCCTGA
- a CDS encoding NUDIX hydrolase — MTDNSRPTPGPGPTEGGRAGGGGDNGSRPRKRRRRGSRPASGAAESSGNGQGEKEPKDGGGNRPGRRRRGRGKGSHQSQQSQQSQQSQKSQNPQTSQRSRDAGNGDEPGDKTPRKSGSGRGRGSGRGRNQRQNTSRYRQNQRHSQYANTAIETRDETSAGGLVVSGMAEAVGADGSVDMSRIYVALIGRLDRRGRLLWSMPKGHVEEGEHQWSTAQREVWEETGIRGEAFEELGVIDYWFVSDGVRIHKTVHHNLLRYVDGILNDEDPEVTEVTWVPMSELIEHLAYADERKLARIAYDRMPDLARKEADAGRATPR, encoded by the coding sequence ATGACTGACAACTCCCGCCCCACGCCGGGCCCGGGCCCGACTGAGGGCGGCCGTGCCGGCGGTGGGGGCGACAACGGCTCACGCCCGCGCAAGAGGCGCCGGCGCGGGTCTCGGCCTGCCTCGGGCGCGGCCGAATCTAGCGGCAACGGCCAGGGTGAGAAGGAGCCCAAGGACGGGGGAGGCAACCGCCCGGGACGCAGGCGCCGTGGCCGGGGCAAGGGGTCACACCAATCGCAGCAATCGCAGCAGTCGCAGCAGTCGCAAAAATCCCAGAACCCCCAAACCTCCCAGCGCTCCCGTGACGCGGGTAATGGCGACGAGCCAGGTGACAAAACCCCGAGGAAGAGCGGCTCCGGTCGCGGCCGCGGCTCGGGGCGCGGGCGGAACCAGCGGCAGAACACCAGCCGCTACCGCCAGAACCAGCGCCATTCCCAGTACGCGAACACCGCCATTGAGACGCGGGACGAGACCTCCGCGGGCGGCCTCGTCGTCTCCGGCATGGCGGAGGCCGTCGGTGCGGACGGCAGCGTGGACATGTCGCGCATCTACGTCGCGCTCATCGGACGTCTCGACCGCCGCGGTCGCCTCTTGTGGTCCATGCCGAAGGGCCACGTTGAGGAGGGTGAACACCAGTGGTCCACCGCCCAGCGCGAGGTGTGGGAGGAAACCGGCATCCGAGGCGAGGCGTTCGAGGAGCTCGGGGTGATCGACTACTGGTTCGTCTCCGACGGCGTACGCATCCACAAGACGGTGCACCACAACCTCCTGCGGTACGTCGACGGCATCCTCAACGACGAGGACCCCGAGGTCACGGAGGTGACGTGGGTGCCCATGAGCGAACTCATCGAGCACCTGGCCTACGCCGACGAGCGCAAGCTCGCCCGCATCGCCTACGACCGCATGCCTGACCTGGCAAGAAAGGAAGCCGACGCCGGAAGGGCGACACCGCGATGA